The proteins below come from a single Streptococcus canis genomic window:
- a CDS encoding MFS transporter, whose amino-acid sequence MIVGLSQKIDVRVMYGLNVCFSLSTNLLNTLQMKIVPETLNNDEQVINKSIDIQYFTSNVLDIISNFIASILLGLLSYFALFQLSVPFFVAAIYFMLTIKLPKGQDKGKADTDLSEEAEPGKRHLFETFSAFKESCFASFIIMTESILSGGTDLLLTLAPIYLISEGISIKYIGLVLAVHKFSDLVGALLAPQVKLSYRNFFFLDYIVSGILLVLVFLIPVPLIKLILFALAFIIIGISGNMFEKMIYAEYDYSKIGLIYFTNSSLYALFAVIFLIIPQFYTNIKMLGIIINVLTCIVGIYLLVKSFPKKGSQEKELATKNKKNG is encoded by the coding sequence ATGATTGTAGGATTAAGTCAGAAAATTGATGTCCGAGTGATGTATGGGTTGAATGTGTGTTTTAGCCTGTCAACCAATCTGTTAAACACTCTACAAATGAAAATTGTCCCTGAGACCTTAAATAACGATGAACAAGTAATTAATAAGTCTATCGACATTCAATACTTTACTTCCAATGTCTTAGATATTATCAGTAATTTTATAGCGTCAATCTTGTTAGGCCTACTCTCTTATTTTGCTCTGTTCCAACTTAGTGTCCCATTTTTTGTAGCTGCCATTTACTTTATGCTAACAATCAAGCTTCCTAAAGGACAAGATAAAGGTAAGGCTGATACTGACCTGTCAGAAGAAGCTGAACCGGGTAAAAGGCATCTTTTTGAAACCTTTTCGGCCTTTAAAGAGTCATGCTTTGCCTCCTTTATCATTATGACCGAATCTATTTTAAGTGGTGGGACTGATTTATTGCTCACACTTGCGCCAATTTACCTGATATCTGAAGGCATTTCCATTAAATACATTGGCTTAGTTTTAGCTGTCCATAAGTTTTCAGATTTAGTAGGTGCTTTGTTGGCACCACAAGTGAAGCTGTCCTATCGGAATTTTTTCTTTCTTGATTATATTGTCTCAGGAATACTGTTGGTCTTGGTTTTTCTGATCCCAGTTCCCTTGATCAAGTTGATTCTGTTTGCTTTAGCTTTCATCATTATTGGTATTTCTGGAAATATGTTTGAGAAAATGATCTATGCCGAATATGATTATTCCAAAATAGGCTTAATTTATTTTACAAACTCAAGCTTATATGCCCTCTTTGCAGTTATTTTTTTAATTATCCCTCAATTTTATACCAATATCAAAATGCTAGGCATTATCATAAACGTCTTGACTTGTATCGTCGGCATCTACCTGTTGGTTAAGTCTTTTCCAAAAAAGGGGAGTCAAGAAAAGGAACTTGCAACTAAAAATAAGAAAAATGGCTGA
- a CDS encoding NUDIX hydrolase has protein sequence MTQDYVSYIRSKVGHTIIIMTFAGGILADEEGRVLLQLRGDKKTWAIPGGAQELYESTDETCRREFLEETGVAVTPVRLLNTYTNFQETYPNGDQVQTVVFLYEVTAVSDIDIRQFRNAETLKLAFFSKEEIEQLPSVSEKHRLMLEEYFTNDFKLGH, from the coding sequence ATGACTCAAGATTATGTTTCCTATATCCGCTCCAAAGTGGGGCATACGATTATCATCATGACTTTCGCGGGTGGTATCTTAGCTGACGAAGAAGGGCGCGTGCTCTTACAATTACGAGGTGATAAAAAAACCTGGGCCATCCCAGGAGGCGCTCAAGAACTTTACGAATCAACCGATGAGACCTGTCGTCGGGAATTCTTGGAAGAAACAGGAGTTGCTGTGACACCTGTACGACTGTTAAATACCTACACGAATTTTCAAGAAACTTACCCCAACGGAGACCAAGTGCAGACCGTTGTTTTCCTCTACGAAGTGACAGCAGTATCTGATATTGACATTCGTCAGTTCCGCAATGCTGAAACCCTGAAACTAGCCTTCTTCTCCAAAGAAGAAATTGAGCAACTGCCATCAGTTTCTGAGAAACATCGCCTGATGTTAGAGGAATATTTTACGAATGACTTTAAACTGGGACATTAG